A part of Oncorhynchus clarkii lewisi isolate Uvic-CL-2024 chromosome 17, UVic_Ocla_1.0, whole genome shotgun sequence genomic DNA contains:
- the LOC139369533 gene encoding serine/threonine-protein kinase PLK1-like: protein MSAPVAKAVNPSTNVDPKSAPLKDIPDILVDPRTLKKYSRGRFLGKGGFAKCYEITDMETKEVFAGKVVPKSMIVKPHQREKMSSEISIHKSLDNPHIVGFHGFFEDDDFVFVVLEICRRRSLLELHKRRKAVTEPEARYYMMQLVKGCQYLHNNRVIHRDLKLGNIFLSDDMDVKIGDFGLATTIEFDGERKKTLCGTPNYIAPEVLCKKGHSFEVDVWSLGCILYTLLVGKPPFETSCLKETYNRIKKNNYTIPWQINPVAASLIKRMLHADPSQRPTVSQLLTDEFFTEGYIPLRLPTTCLTVPPRFSIAPSSLEPSQRRPLTALNNKAGTEKVEQKDEPLLREIPEATDCHLSDLLQQLDTCNAAKPSERGLIRMEEAEDPACVPIFWISKWVDYSDKYGLGYQLCDNSVGVLFNDCTRMIMYADGDSLQYIDKMAAESYLSVRSYPATLSKKITLLKYFRNYMSEHLLKAGANITPRDGDELARLPYLSHWFRTKSAIVLHLTNGTVQINFFQDHTKLILCPLMGAVSFIDEKRDFRTYKMSLIEEFGCCKELASRMRYARLMVAKLLSCKSSTPH, encoded by the exons atgagtgcgCCGGTAGCCAAGGCGGTGAATCCGTCGACAAACGTCGACCCCAAATCGGCACCTCTCAAAGACATCCCAGATATTCTCGTAGATCCCCGGACACTGAAGAAATACAGCCGGGGACGATTCCTCGGGAAAGGAGGCTTTGCCAAATGCTACGAAATCACAGATATGGAAACCAAAGAGGTTTTCGCCGGTAAAGTCGTCCCCAAATCCATGATAGTCAAACCTCACCAGAGGGAGAAGATGAGCTCTGAAATCTCCATTCATAAGAGTCTCGACAATCCGCACATTGTGGGATTTCACGGCTTCTTCGAGGACGACGACTTCGTGTTTGTTGTGTTGGAAATTTGCAGGCGACGG TCTCTGTTGGAGCTGCATAAGCGTCGTAAGGCTGTAACGGAGCCGGAGGCTCGGTATTATATGATGCAGCTGGTTAAAGGCTGTCAGTACCTCCACAACAACAGAGTGATACACAGAGACCTGAAACTAGGAAACATCTTCCTCAGCGATGACATGGATGTCAAGATAG GTGACTTTGGCCTTGCCACTACGATAGAATTTGATGGGGAACGTAAGAAGACGCTGTGTGGAACACCGAACTACATCGCCCCGGAGGTTCTCTGTAAGAAAGGACACAGCTTCGAGGTCGACGTCTGGTCTCTGGGCTGTATCCT GTACACTCTGCTGGTTGGTAAACCTCCATTTGAGACGTCTTGTCTGAAGGAGACCTACAACCGCATCAAAAAGAACAACTACACTATCCCCTGG CAAATCAACCCTGTGGCGGCGTCTCTGATCAAGCGGATGCTGCATGCCGACCCGTCCCAGCGGCCCACCGTCTCCCAGCTGCTGACCGATGAGTTCTTCACCGAGGGGTACATCCCCCTGCGTCTCCCCACCACCTGCCTCACCGTGCCCCCGCGCTTCTCCATCGCTCCCTCCTCTCTGGAGCCCAGCCAGAGACGCCCGCTCACAGCTCTCAACAACAAGG cagggacagagaagGTGGAACAGAAAGATGAGCCACTGCTCAGAGAGATTCCCGAGGCCACAGACTGCCACCTGAGTGACCTGCTGCAGCAACTCGACACCTGCAacgctgccaagccctcggagagaggactcatacgcatgg AGGAGGCAGAGGACCCAGCCTGTGTCCCCATCTTCTGGATCAGCAAGTGGGTCGACTACAGCGACAAATACGGACTGG GCTATCAGCTGTGTGACAACAGCGTGGGGGTGTTGTTTAACGACTGTACCAGGATGATCATGTACGCTGACGGAGACAGTCTTCAGTACATCGACAAGATGGCTGCCGAGAGCTACCTCAGTGTCCGCTCCTACCCCGCTACGCTATCCAAGAAG ATCACGTTGTTGAAGTACTTCCGTAACTACATGTCGGAGCACCTTCTGAAGGCGGGCGCCAACATCACGCCTCGTGACGGAGACGAGCTGGCCCGTCTGCCGTACCTCAGCCACTGGTTCAGAACCAAGTCGGCCATCGTCCTCCACCTCACCAACGGCACCGTGCAGATCAACTTCTTCCAg GACCACACCAAGTTGATCCTGTGTCCTCTGATGGGTGCTGTGTCCTTCATCGACGAGAAGAGAGACTTCCGGACCTATAAGATGTCTCTGATCGAGGAGTTTGGCTGCTGTAAGGAGCTGGCCAGCAGGATGCGATACGCCCGACTAATGGTGGCCAAACTACTGTCCTGCAAGTCCTCCACGCctcactga